The Anaeromicrobium sediminis genome contains the following window.
CTATCCCTTTATTATTAGTATAATAAGTCATAGAATAGCTCACGGTATAAACAAGAGAGGATTTACTACTTTAGCCAGGTTCATGTCTCAAGTAAGTCGTTTTTTTACAGGAATAGAGATACATCCGGGAGCTACTATTGGGAAGAGATTATTTATTGACCATGGTATGGGCGTGGTCATAGGAGAAACGGCAGAAGTTGGAGATGATGTTACCCTATATCAAGGAGTTACTTTAGGGGGAACTGGAAAAGATATAGGTAAGAGACACCCTACTATAGGAAACAATGTGGTAGTTAGTAGTGGAGCTAAAGTACTTGGACCATTTAAAGTTGGAGACAACTCAAAGATTGGATCAGGTGCTGTAGTATTAAAGGAGGTTCCACCTAATTGTACGGTGGTAGGTATACCTGGACGGGTAGTTATTAAAGATAATATAAGAATAAAAGAAAAGATAGATTTAGATCAAATACACCTACCAGATCCAGTTATGCAAGAGCTTGAATGTCTACGAAAGAGAATAACAAAGTTAGAAAAAGAGTTACAATATAAAAAGGGGAGTGCCAATAATGAAGATTTATAATACTCTAACAAGACAAAAGGAAGAATTTAAACCAGTAGATGAAAAGGAAATTAAAATCTATGCATGTGGGCCTACTGTATATAACTATTTTCATATAGGAAATGCTAGACCTTTTGTAGTCTTTGATACTTTAAGAAGATATTTAGAATACAGAGGACATAATGTAAAATTTGTTCAAAACTTTACAGATGTGGATGACAAAATAATAAATAAGGCTAGAGAAGAAGGTATTAGTGCAAAGGCAGTAAGTGAAAAATACATTAAAGAGTATTTTGTAGATGCAGATGCCATAGGAGTAAAAAGGGCAGATATTCACCCAAAGGTAACTGAGTGCATAGGGGATATTATAAAGTTTGTAAAATCCTTAGTTGAAAAGGGATATGCTTATGTAGTTGATGGAGACGTATACTATGATACTTCTAAGTTTGAAGAATACGGAAAGCTATCAAAACAAAGTATAGAAGATTTAGAAGCTGGGGCTAGGATTGAAGTTAAGGATATAAAGAAGAATCCAACGGACTTTGCCCTATGGAAAAAGCAAAAGGCTGATGACGAAATAGCATGGGGTTCTCCTTGGGGTAAAGGGAGACCTGGGTGGCATATAGAGTGTTCTGTAATGAGCACTAAATACTTAGGTGAAACTATAGATATTCATGGTGGTGGACAGGATTTAATATTCCCACATCATGAAAATGAAGTGGCCCAAAGTGAAGCGCATACAGGAAAGCCATTCTCTAAATACTGGATGCATAATGGATATATAACTATAAACAATGAAAAAATGTCTAAATCTAAAGGAAACTTCTTTACAGTAAGAGATATACTAAAGGAGTTTGATGGAGAAGTAGTGAGATTTTTCTTACTTTCAGCCCAATACAGAAATCCAATTAACTTTAGTAGAGATCTTATGGAGCAATCTCAGAATGGATTGGAAAGATTATATAATGCTAGAAATAATTTAAATCACTTACTAAGAAATGCTGAAGATGGTACTATGGATGAGGGCGAAAAGGCTGTGTATGAAAGACTATTAACTTACAAAGATAAGTTCATAGAAAATATGGATGATGACTTAAATACGGCAGATGCTATAGCAGCCATATTCGAATTAGTTAAAGATATTAATACTAATGTTAAAAGTGAATCTTCTAAAGAACTAATGGAAAAATCCTTAGATTTATTTAATGAATTAACAGGAGTACTTGGTATAGTTACTAAGGAAGAAGAAGAGGTAGATGAAGAGGTAGAAGCATTAATTGCAGAAAGACAAGAGGCTAGAAAAAATAAGGACTATAAGCGTTCGGATGAAATCAGGGATCAACTAACAAACATGGGTATCATATTAGAAGATACTCCTCAAGGACCAAAGTGGAGTAGAAAAAAATAAATGATCAGGCGAAAGCCTGATTATTTTTTTGTAATAATTGCTGAATCTATTGATAAATTTTGAATAATGTGTTAATTTAGTTAAAACAATTGTAAAAGGATGGATATTATGGAAATTAAAAACTATATAAGTAGTATTGAAAATAGATTAAATGCATATTTTGATATAAACAGGAATTACTTTTATGATGAAAAACATATGAACATAATGGCCACCCACAACTGCAAAAACTCTAGATATTTCATGAGTAAAAGGGTAAATATATATTCCTTTGAAAATAACGAAGTCATATTTCTAAAGGACTATGAGCATATAAATTTAGATATATTAAACTCCTTCATAAAAACTTTAGAATCCTCTGTAGATGATTTTGTGACTCCCAGTGATGAGCATATGAGTACTGATATAACAGGGGTATTAGTAGTAGGCAAAGGAGAAATAGATGAAGATTTAATTAAAAGGGTTAAAAAATATAAGTTTTATAAGAGCTTCATGTTTGGTTTTAAAGGATGGGTAAATATAAAGCTTATATTAGTTAATGTAAATGATAAAAAAATCATTACAAACAAAAAAGGAAAGGGGGCAAGGTCGGTTTACGACGTTTTCTAAAAATTTTTAGGAGGGGATTCCATGAATTCACTATGGTTAATTTTAGTTAGTATTGTGGTATTTTTTATTGCGTACGTAACTTATGGAAGTTGGTTAGCTAAACAGTGGGGGATAGATGAGACTCGAGAGACTCCAGCCCACACTCAAAACGATGGTGTAGATTATATGCCAGCTAAATCGCCAGTACTTTTAGGTCATCACTTTGCATCAATAGCGGGGGCAGGGCCTATAGTAGGACCTATTGCCGCAGCAGTATTTGGATGGCTACCAGTTATGCTTTGGATAATTATTGGAGGGATATTCTTTGGTGGTGTACAAGATTACAGTTCCATATTTGCATCTATAAGACATGATGGTAAATCTATAGGTGAAATTATAGAAGTTAATATTGGTAAAAAGGGTAAGAAGTTATTTGGTATATTTGCTTGGCTTACATTACTATTAGTTATAGCGGCCTTTGTTAATATAGTTGCTAATACCTTTGTAAGTGTACCAGCAGCAGCTTCATCATCAGTAATGTTTATAATGCTTGCCATATTATTTGGTTTCTTTGTATATAGAAGGGGAATGCCTCTTGGTATTTCTAGTATAATTGGTGTAGTACTTTTATTTGGATGTATAGTACTTGGAGTAAAGTTTCCATTAGTTCTTTCTAAACAAGTATGGATATATATATTATTGGGATACATATTTGTTGCATCTGTAACTCCCGTTTGGATACTACTACAGCCAAGAGATTATTTGAACTCATTCTTATTATATGCCATGCTTATAGGGGCTGTTTTAGGTATAGTAATATATAGACCGACTATAGAATTGCCAGCAGTTACTTCTTTCAACGTGGGAGGAAAACTATTATTCCCTATGTTATTTGTAACTGTGGCCTGTGGTGCCATATCTGGATTCCATTCATTAGTTGGATCGGGTACGTCTTCTAAACAATTAGACAGCGAAGCAGATGCTAAGATTGTTGGATATGGAAGTATGCTTATAGAATGTGTCCTTGCAGTTATAGCAATCATAACAGCAGCTTATGTGACTAAGGATAAGTTTGCAGAGTTATTAGGTGCTGGAGGTCCTATAAATGTATTTTCCGATGGTATAGGAGTATTTATGTCTAAGTTTGGAATTCCTTATGCTACGGGTAAATCTTTTGTAGCATTAGCTATATCAGCCTTTGCCCTTACTAGTTTAGATACGGGAACAAGACTTGGAAGATTCATATTTCAAGAGATGATTGATCAAAAGGAAGGGGAAAGTGAAAATATATTAGCCAATAGATATGTGGCTACAGGTATTACGGTTGTTTTAGGAGGATGGTTAGGTAGTGGTAGTTGGACTAAGATTTGGCCAATATTTGGATCAGCAAATCAATTACTAGCAGTACTAGCCCTAATAGCCGTTGCCGTATGGTTAAAGAAAAGTGGAAAGAATTATAAGATGTTCATAATTCCTATGATATTCATGCTAGCCGTAACTGTATTTGCTTTAATATTACTCATAAAGCAAAATCTTGCCAGTGAAAATTATATATTAGTGGCATTACCAGCACTGCTGTTACTATTTGCGTTAATATTAACTAAGGATGCATATAAGGTGTTTACAAGTAATGATAAAGAGCACATAGTATAAAATTAAAAGGGTGTGGAAAAATTTCACACCCTTTTAATTTTTCGAATTTTTTAAAAGTTAATAGATAATATTTGAAAGTTAGTATAGAATATAGGTAAATAGGTTACTAAATAAATTTTAATGGGGAGTTATGAAAAATGAATGATATGTTTTCAATTGGACAAGTGGCAAAGATACATAGAATATCTATTCAGACCCTAAGGTATTATGACAGAATAGACCTATTAAAACCTGAACATACAGATGAAAAAACTGGTTACAGATATTATACTGAGGCACAATTAGAAACATTAGAAACTATAAGTTATTTGAAATTATTAGGAATGTCATTAAAGGATATAAAAAATTATTTAAATGAAGGTCATGTGAAAAATAGCAAAGAACAATTAAAGTCTCACTTAAAATTAGTAGATGAAAAGATAGAAGAATTAAATTACGCAAGGAAAAAAATAATCAATAAATTGAACATAATAGATAAGGCCCTTTTAATAGACGATTTTAAAGTTCATGAAAAATATATAGGTGAAAGAAATATAATATATAAACCTCTAATTAATGGTCAGGATTTTACTGAATTTGGTATGGCCATAAAGGACATATATGAAATGGCCAATGAACATTACCTTGAAGTGAAGGATGAAGTAGGAGTTACTCTGGAATATGAAGATGTTCTAAAGGGTAAATACGAGTCTTTCTCAGGCTTATTTTTATTCACACAGGATGATGATGTGAGCGATATTAAAAAATTACCTAAGGGCAAATATGTGTGTTCGTATCATAGGGGTAAGTACAAGGATACCCATAAAACATTTAAAAAAATGTTAGATTATATTAAGAATAAGGGATATGAAGTTACAGGTAAAGTTGTAGAAATATCTTTAATTGACCTACTTGTGGCTAAAGATGAACGAAATTATATAACAGAAATACAAATTCCCGTAAAATAAAGGACCATGA
Protein-coding sequences here:
- the cysS gene encoding cysteine--tRNA ligase — protein: MKIYNTLTRQKEEFKPVDEKEIKIYACGPTVYNYFHIGNARPFVVFDTLRRYLEYRGHNVKFVQNFTDVDDKIINKAREEGISAKAVSEKYIKEYFVDADAIGVKRADIHPKVTECIGDIIKFVKSLVEKGYAYVVDGDVYYDTSKFEEYGKLSKQSIEDLEAGARIEVKDIKKNPTDFALWKKQKADDEIAWGSPWGKGRPGWHIECSVMSTKYLGETIDIHGGGQDLIFPHHENEVAQSEAHTGKPFSKYWMHNGYITINNEKMSKSKGNFFTVRDILKEFDGEVVRFFLLSAQYRNPINFSRDLMEQSQNGLERLYNARNNLNHLLRNAEDGTMDEGEKAVYERLLTYKDKFIENMDDDLNTADAIAAIFELVKDINTNVKSESSKELMEKSLDLFNELTGVLGIVTKEEEEVDEEVEALIAERQEARKNKDYKRSDEIRDQLTNMGIILEDTPQGPKWSRKK
- the cysE gene encoding serine O-acetyltransferase; this translates as MFKLFKEINEDIEAVLERDPAAKSKFEVIVCYPFIISIISHRIAHGINKRGFTTLARFMSQVSRFFTGIEIHPGATIGKRLFIDHGMGVVIGETAEVGDDVTLYQGVTLGGTGKDIGKRHPTIGNNVVVSSGAKVLGPFKVGDNSKIGSGAVVLKEVPPNCTVVGIPGRVVIKDNIRIKEKIDLDQIHLPDPVMQELECLRKRITKLEKELQYKKGSANNEDL
- a CDS encoding carbon starvation CstA family protein is translated as MNSLWLILVSIVVFFIAYVTYGSWLAKQWGIDETRETPAHTQNDGVDYMPAKSPVLLGHHFASIAGAGPIVGPIAAAVFGWLPVMLWIIIGGIFFGGVQDYSSIFASIRHDGKSIGEIIEVNIGKKGKKLFGIFAWLTLLLVIAAFVNIVANTFVSVPAAASSSVMFIMLAILFGFFVYRRGMPLGISSIIGVVLLFGCIVLGVKFPLVLSKQVWIYILLGYIFVASVTPVWILLQPRDYLNSFLLYAMLIGAVLGIVIYRPTIELPAVTSFNVGGKLLFPMLFVTVACGAISGFHSLVGSGTSSKQLDSEADAKIVGYGSMLIECVLAVIAIITAAYVTKDKFAELLGAGGPINVFSDGIGVFMSKFGIPYATGKSFVALAISAFALTSLDTGTRLGRFIFQEMIDQKEGESENILANRYVATGITVVLGGWLGSGSWTKIWPIFGSANQLLAVLALIAVAVWLKKSGKNYKMFIIPMIFMLAVTVFALILLIKQNLASENYILVALPALLLLFALILTKDAYKVFTSNDKEHIV
- a CDS encoding MerR family transcriptional regulator, whose amino-acid sequence is MNDMFSIGQVAKIHRISIQTLRYYDRIDLLKPEHTDEKTGYRYYTEAQLETLETISYLKLLGMSLKDIKNYLNEGHVKNSKEQLKSHLKLVDEKIEELNYARKKIINKLNIIDKALLIDDFKVHEKYIGERNIIYKPLINGQDFTEFGMAIKDIYEMANEHYLEVKDEVGVTLEYEDVLKGKYESFSGLFLFTQDDDVSDIKKLPKGKYVCSYHRGKYKDTHKTFKKMLDYIKNKGYEVTGKVVEISLIDLLVAKDERNYITEIQIPVK